Below is a window of Deinococcus fonticola DNA.
CAGTGACCGTTTCGTGGTTCCCGGCTGGATGAATATGGTTCCTGGAAAGCAGGACAGCGTGGAAATTCAGATCGACCTGGACAAGAGCGACCTGAACCGCACGCACGCCAGCATCCTGATCGAGTACTGGGCCACCTCCGAGGAGCTCACGCTGCAAAGCGTCCTGCCGGTGCGGGCCTTTACCGCCGCCGGCACGGAAGGCAGCGGCTGGTGCGTGTTCGTTCCGGCGCAGGGCCGCGTGCTGGTGCGTGCCCTCGACCCGCAACCCGATCCTCCCATGCTGGCCAGCCACTGGATCAACGTCGATCCTGCCACCGTTCCCGGCACCGTGGTCAATGTCGCCATCAACTTCCCCGACACCCCTACTGCCGTACAGAACCTGCTGCTCGGCAACTGAGCAAAGCCAGGACTGAGTGAAGTCGAGAAACTAATAGAGAGTGCTGGGCAGGCCTGGAGAGCTTTCAGGTCTGTTTTTTATTGGTGCTGATCTCGGCCGACATTCGCGTCCAGCAGGCGCAACATCAGCAGAGGCACGGCGGCGCGAGCCCCCAGGATGGGCAGGCCACCGCGCGCCAGTACCACCACTACCCGGCCGGTGGCGGGATGAAAACCCAGCGCCGCACGCGTGCCCCGCGCCACCCCGTCATGCCATACCAGTGGGCCGCCCGGCGCAGGTGTGTGAAACCAGCCGGGAGCGACCGCGGCGTGCGGAAGCGACAGGCCTTTGACGACCTGGGCAGCTTCCCAGTGCCGCCCAGCCTGCCCGCTCAGGTGCGCCTGCGCGAAGGTCAGCAGGTCACCCGCCGTGCCGTACAGCCCACCCGCCCCCACCAGCGGCCCGAAATTCGTGGTGGACGTTCCCCCCAGCGAGGCGCGGGGCGTGACCAACCGTGCCGGGTGGGGCCTCAGCGTTATGGAGGTGAGCTGCAAGGGTTCCAGCACGCTGGTTTGTAACGCCTGCCCGAACCCCTGCGCGGTCATGTCGTGCCCGGCGGCCCGGGCCAGCGCCAGGGCCAGAACGCCCGCCCCCAGGTTCGAGTACCCGAAGCGTGGGGGCCGGGAAGGCCGCGCCCAGCGCCGCGCACTCGCCAGCACGTCACGCGCGGACATGCTCCCGTAAGGGTCGTGGAAGTGCGTGACCCCCGTGATCACCGCCCGCGCCGGGTGGATGGGCAATCCCGCCGTGTGCGTCGCCAGCGTCAGCGGCGTGAAGTGCGGCGGCAGCCCCCGGAACTCGCGCCCCAGCGAACGCACGGGCGTGTCCCAGGTCAGCACGCCCTGAGCCACCAACACCTGCGCCAGCGCCGCCGTGAAGGACTTCGTGATGCTCGCCAGCTCGAACACGCCTGTGGACGGTACGTCCCCGAACGCCCACACCTGGGCCTGCCCGCCGCGAGTCACCCCGATGACGCCCCCGTGCGGCAGCGCCTGACGCGCCAGCGGGACACTGGCCGTCACGTCACGCCCCAGCGCCTCGCCCACCTGGCTCAGCGTTTGCCGCAGCGGATCACGGCGAAACACGCGTTACCCGCCCTGCAATTCTGTTCGCGCCTCGCGCAGCAGCTCGGACAGGCGGCTCAGGGCGCGGCTGTACTTCTTGGCGTAGGCGCCGTGGCGGTAGGTTTCACTGAACACCTGGGCCAGGCTCACGCCCGTCAGGGCCGCCGGCAAACCCAGGTCGTAAAGCTTATCCACGAAGTGAACGAAACGCAGGGCCACGTTCTGATCCGGCATGGGCATCAGCTCCTCGATGGCCAGGGCCTTCACGCCTTCCAGCATGCCGGCAAAACGGCTGGGGTGAATGTCGAGCAGGTAACGGTTCAACTCGCGGTGCCGAACCACCACCGTCGCCGGGGCGTCTTGCAGGGCCAGCCACGCGGCGTATTCCCCGGCACTCAGCGGCTCTTCCGGCGCAGTGCCGCGCTGGCGGTAATCCGGGCCATCGATGCGGTGCGGCTCGAACCGGCTGGCGATGCCCTGAATCTGCCGCTGGAAATCCTGCGCGTTGAAGCGCCCCTGCCCCAGCGCCCCCGGCTCGGTGTTGCTGGTCGCCACGACGCTGGTGCCCCCCGGCATCAGTTGCCCCAGAAAGGTGTTCGCCATATGCGTGTTGCCCGGATCGTCCAGCTCGAACTCGTCGATCAGCAGCAGTGAGTACCCCTTGAAAAGGTCGACGGCGCGGTTCATGCCCAGCGCCCCGATCAGGTACATCAAGTCCTGGAAGCTCATCAGGGCCACGCCCCGCACGCCCTCCTGCACCGCGGCATGGTACGTGCTGGCCAGCAGGTGCGTTTTCCCGACGCCGAAGCCGCCGTCGAGGTAAACGCCGCGCCCCTCCGGTTTACGCCGGAACAAGCGGAACCCGCTGCTGGGTTGCAGGCTGTCCACGAAATGCTGCAATTCCGTGCGGGCTTCCTCCTGACTGGGAAACTCCGGGTTGGGCTGGAACGTGTCGAAACGGACGTTCTGAAACCGGGCACTGGGCCTCAGGTGCTCCACCAGCTCCTGTGGCGAGGACTCAGGCGGATGCTCGAACGGATGAGGCGCGGTCACCGGGGCATTCTAGGGCAGCCGTGCAAAAGGCAGAAGGCTCAGGAACAAGAAAACAGACCGCGTGGCGTCAAGGGTGGTCTGGACGCCCTCTCTGTTTCCTAGCGCTCAGGTTCCCAGCACTAGGAAGGGAAAAACCTTCAGCTCAGCCTTCCATGCTCGACAGCTCACAGCCTACGAGCCTTTTTACCTGTGCACGTCCAGTTCCACCTTGTAATTCCCGCGCCGGGTTTCGTTGACCACCCGTTTAAAGTCGATGCGGCCCAGACCATCGGCACTGAGGCTGTCGCCTTCGCGGATTTCGCTGCTGGAACGCGCAGGCTGGCCGTTGAGGCGCACCTTGCCGCCGTCGATGCCCTGCTGGAAGTAGGCGCGACTGACGCCGAAGCCTTTGGCCCCGACGACATCGACGCGCATGGACGGCACCACGACCTCGCGAACCTTGCTGCCTTTTCCGGCGGTTTCGCCGACTTCCTCGACTTCCACCTCACGGTCACCGATTTTGCCCGTGCTGGCCAGCATCTCGGCCGCTTTGCCGGTCGCAGCGATCAGGAAGGCCCCGCCGCGTTCCTCGCGCAGGTCGCCCAGCTGGTCGTCGTTGAGCCCCAGGCGCTTGAGCTGCACGGCGAAGTCCTGCAAGTCCCAGGCGGGCGCGGCCTCCTGCGGCGTTATGCGCAGCACGGTGACGCCCGCGTCCACCTCGGGGATATGCGCGGGAAACAGGGTCAGAATCACGCGGCGGGCGTCCGGGAACCCACCCGCGAGTTTGTGGCGCACCTCATCGCTCTCGCTGTTCAGGGCGCGGCGGTCGATTTCGTCGGCGTCGATAAAAGGCGTGCGGATCACGCGGCCTCCACGGGCCTGCGCGACAAGCGTGCTGAGTTTCTGCTTCATGACAGGCAGGATAGAGCCTGCCGTTAGCACTGGCGTCTGCCGAATGACTGACATCCTTTACACAGGAAAGCGGAAGCTTTGGCAAATGCCGAAGCTTCCGCTCGTTCCTGACCGCTTATTCCCTTACTGCGTACTCCTGGGGTCGAGCACGTCGCGCAGCCCGTCGCCGAGCAGGTTGAAGCCCAGCACCGTCAGGAAGATCGCCAGGCCGGGGAAGATCATCGTCCAGGGCGCGTCGATGTAGTACTGGCGGCTGTCACTGATCATGGTGCCCCACTCGGGCAGCGGGGGCTGTGCGCCGATGCCCAGGAACCCCAGCGCCGCGACCTCGATGGTGGCGGTGGCAATGCTCAGGGCGCCCTGCACGATCAGCGGCGAGAGGCTATTGGGCAGCACGTGCCGGAAGATAGTGCGCGCCTGTGTGGCCCCCAGCGCCCCGGCGGCCTGCACGAACTCGCGTTCACGCACCGACAGCACGACCGAGCGGGCCAGACGCATATAGACCGGAATCTGCACCAGCGACACGGCCAGCATGGCGGTCACCAGTTGCGGGCTGTTCAGCACGAACAGCTTGTCCAGTCCCTGGATCAGCAGTGGCGGGTGGTCGGTGCTGAAGATGCTGGCGAACCCGATGGCCAGCAGGATGCCGGGGAAGGCCAGCATCACGTCCGCGAAGTAACCCAGCACGCTGTCCACCCAGCCGCCGAAGTATCCGGCGAACACCCCCAGCAGCGACCCGATGACCAGGGCCAGCAGGGTGCTGACCACCCCGACCTTCAGGCTGATGCGGGTGCCGTGCAGCACGCGGGCATACACGTCGCGCCCCAGGTTGTCCGTCCCGAAGGGCGCGGCCCACAGGTTCAATTTGCCGCTGGCGGGGTCGGTGTACGTTTCCTTGGCCTCGGCGTTCCACAGGGCCGTGATGCTGGGCGGCTTGAGGTTCAGGCGGTAGTTGCGGTCAGTGGTGGGGTCGTAAGGCTTGATGACGGAGGCCAGCAGGGCCAGCAGCGCGAACAGCGCCACGATGACCGCGCCCACCTTGCCGGGGGTACTTTTGCGAAAGCGCCGCCAGAAAATGCTCTGCTGCCGCCGGGGTTTGACTTGCTCAGGAGTTGCCGTGGTCATGGGGTCACCTGTACTGAATCCGGGGGTCGAGGGCGGCGTAACTCAGGTCGACCAGCAGGTTGACGATACTGACCACCAGGGCCGCGAAAATCACGCCGCCCTGAATGACGGGGTAGTCGCGCTGGCTGATGGCCTCGTACACCCACGAGCCGATGCCCGGCCACGAGAAGATCGTCTCGGTCAGCACCGCGCCGCCCAGCAGGGCGCCCGCCTGCAACCCCACCACCGTCACCACCGGCAGCAGCGCATTACGCAGCGCGTGTTTGAGGTTCACGGCCCGGAAATCCAGGCCCTTGGCGCGGGCGGTGCGCACGTAGTCCTGCCCCAGCACGTCCAGCAGGCTGCTGCGCGTAATCCGGGCCACGATGGCCAGCGGAATGCTGCCCAGCGCGATGGCCGGCAACACCAGGTGGCGCATGGCGTCCCACATGGCCCGCAGGTCGCCGCGCAGCAGGCTGTCCAGCACGTACAGGCCGGTGATGGGTTCAATCTGCGTCTCGTTGCCCAGGCGGGCGCTGGGGGGGAGCCACCCGAGTTTCACCGCGAAGAAGTATGAGAGCAGCAGGCCCAGCCAGAACACCGGCATGCTGACCCCCACCAGGCTGATGGTGGTTGCCAGGTTGTCCCACACGCTGTTGCGCCGAATGGCCGCCAGAATCCCGGCCGGCAAGCCGAACAGCAGCGCGAAGCCCATGGCCGCGATGCTCAGTTCGGCCGTGGCGGGAAAGCGCGTGCCCAGGTCGTCCTTGACCGGGATGTTGCTCTTGATGCCCGCCCCCAGGTCGCCCTGCAGCAGGGCGCTGACGTACTTGGGGTACTGGGCGTCCAGCGGGTTTTGTGGATTGAAAAACCACGGTTTGTTCAGCCCCAGTTGCTCACGCAGGGCCGCCGCCGCTTCCGGGGTGGCGCGCTCACCCAGCATGGCGACCGCCGGGTCGCCCGGAATGGAACGCACGAACACAAAAACGACCAGGCTGATGCCCAGCATGACCAGCAGGGTGCGCAGCAGTCGCCGAATCAGGTAACTCCCCAAAATGGGCCTCCAGTCGAAGCAAACTTCAGATGTTTTGGCATGTGCCTCAAAGTGTACCCGTTCCCGCCCGTCGCCGGCGCCGCCTGGCCCAGGCAAGTGTTTCCGCGGCAGCAAAAAACGGCATCCAGTGGAAAGGATGCCGTTTTGCGCGTGACTGGGGCTCGGCTTACTTCTTGCCGACCAGAGAAATGTCGTTGAACGCTTCGCTGCCCAACGGACTGGGAATCCAGCCTTTCACGTAACTGCGCTGCGCGGCCAATGGACTGCTGTGCACGACCGGCACGCGGTAGGTGGCGTTGTAGGTGAATTCATGCAGCTCGGCGTAGACCTTGGCCTTGGCGGCCTTGGTGGTGGCGGCGCGGCCCTGTTCCAGCAGGTTCTGCACGGTAATGGAGTTCCAGCCGATGTCGCTGCTGCCGTTCGGGCCGTAGTAAGCGCCGTAGAAGTTGTCCGGGTCACCGTAATCGCCGGTCCAGCCGATCATGTACATGTCGAAGCCAGGGGCCTTGTTGCGGTCTTCCAGGTACTTGGCCCAGTCCTCGGTCTTGAGGTTGACCTTGATCCCGATGGCGCTCAGGTCAGCGGCAATGGCCTCAGCGATGGGTTTGGGGTTGGGGAAGTACGGGCGCGACACCGGCATGTACCACAGGTCAATCGAGAAGCCGTTGGGGTAACCCGCGTCGGCCAGCATCTTCTTGGCGGCGGCCGGGTCGAACTTGTAGTCGGCGGGCACATTCTTGCTGTTGGCCCAGTTCATGACCGGAGGAACAAAACTGGCATTGCTGGTGCCCAGCCCGTTCCAGAACGCGTCCACGATGGCTTTCTTGTTGATGGCCATGCTGACGGCCTTGCGGACGTTCTGGTTCTTGAGGTACTGGTTACGGTTGTTCAGGCTCAGGAACCCCACGTTGAAACTGGGCTTCTTCACGGCCACCAGGTTCTTGTCGGCCTGCACGGACTTCAGCGTGTCGGGCGTGAGGTCGCTGGTGAAGTCGATGGTGCCGGCCTTCAGTTCGTTCAGGCGCTGCGCCGCGTCCTTGATGCCGCGAATGACCACCGTATCCACTTTGGGTTTGCCGTCCCAGTAGCCTTTGTTGGCGCTGAGGGTCACGCGGTCACCCGTGCGCCAGCTCTGGAACACGAAGGGCCCGGTGCCGATGGGCTTGCTGGCGGGCGTGCCGTACTTGGGGCCGTCCTTCTTGATGGCGGTGGGGCTGGCGATGCCGAAGTACCCGGCGGCGATCACGTCCGGAAAGACGCTGCTGGGCTTGTTCAGGTCGACGCGCACCGTGTTGTCGTTGACCTTGACGACGTTCTTGATCACGGAGGTGGCGTCGCCCTTGTAGCCGCCCAGCAGGTCGCCCACTATCTCGAAGGTGCGGCCCTGGGCGCGGAAGCCGTAGGGGTGCGCCTTGTCCCACCAGCGCGTCAGGTTAAAGACCACCGCGTCGGCGTTGAAAGGGGTGCCGTCGTGGAACTTGACGTTCTTACGCAGAGTGAACGTCCAGCTGGTGGCGTTGGC
It encodes the following:
- a CDS encoding ABC transporter permease, whose product is MGSYLIRRLLRTLLVMLGISLVVFVFVRSIPGDPAVAMLGERATPEAAAALREQLGLNKPWFFNPQNPLDAQYPKYVSALLQGDLGAGIKSNIPVKDDLGTRFPATAELSIAAMGFALLFGLPAGILAAIRRNSVWDNLATTISLVGVSMPVFWLGLLLSYFFAVKLGWLPPSARLGNETQIEPITGLYVLDSLLRGDLRAMWDAMRHLVLPAIALGSIPLAIVARITRSSLLDVLGQDYVRTARAKGLDFRAVNLKHALRNALLPVVTVVGLQAGALLGGAVLTETIFSWPGIGSWVYEAISQRDYPVIQGGVIFAALVVSIVNLLVDLSYAALDPRIQYR
- a CDS encoding ABC transporter permease; this encodes MTTATPEQVKPRRQQSIFWRRFRKSTPGKVGAVIVALFALLALLASVIKPYDPTTDRNYRLNLKPPSITALWNAEAKETYTDPASGKLNLWAAPFGTDNLGRDVYARVLHGTRISLKVGVVSTLLALVIGSLLGVFAGYFGGWVDSVLGYFADVMLAFPGILLAIGFASIFSTDHPPLLIQGLDKLFVLNSPQLVTAMLAVSLVQIPVYMRLARSVVLSVREREFVQAAGALGATQARTIFRHVLPNSLSPLIVQGALSIATATIEVAALGFLGIGAQPPLPEWGTMISDSRQYYIDAPWTMIFPGLAIFLTVLGFNLLGDGLRDVLDPRSTQ
- a CDS encoding ABC transporter substrate-binding protein codes for the protein MKTFLLTAALLATLSTASAAGTLVYGANGDPVSLESGNITDGISILVQHQIYDTLIGFKPGTADLIPALATSWKANANATSWTFTLRKNVKFHDGTPFNADAVVFNLTRWWDKAHPYGFRAQGRTFEIVGDLLGGYKGDATSVIKNVVKVNDNTVRVDLNKPSSVFPDVIAAGYFGIASPTAIKKDGPKYGTPASKPIGTGPFVFQSWRTGDRVTLSANKGYWDGKPKVDTVVIRGIKDAAQRLNELKAGTIDFTSDLTPDTLKSVQADKNLVAVKKPSFNVGFLSLNNRNQYLKNQNVRKAVSMAINKKAIVDAFWNGLGTSNASFVPPVMNWANSKNVPADYKFDPAAAKKMLADAGYPNGFSIDLWYMPVSRPYFPNPKPIAEAIAADLSAIGIKVNLKTEDWAKYLEDRNKAPGFDMYMIGWTGDYGDPDNFYGAYYGPNGSSDIGWNSITVQNLLEQGRAATTKAAKAKVYAELHEFTYNATYRVPVVHSSPLAAQRSYVKGWIPSPLGSEAFNDISLVGKK
- a CDS encoding S4 domain-containing protein, encoding MKQKLSTLVAQARGGRVIRTPFIDADEIDRRALNSESDEVRHKLAGGFPDARRVILTLFPAHIPEVDAGVTVLRITPQEAAPAWDLQDFAVQLKRLGLNDDQLGDLREERGGAFLIAATGKAAEMLASTGKIGDREVEVEEVGETAGKGSKVREVVVPSMRVDVVGAKGFGVSRAYFQQGIDGGKVRLNGQPARSSSEIREGDSLSADGLGRIDFKRVVNETRRGNYKVELDVHR
- a CDS encoding serine hydrolase domain-containing protein, coding for MFRRDPLRQTLSQVGEALGRDVTASVPLARQALPHGGVIGVTRGGQAQVWAFGDVPSTGVFELASITKSFTAALAQVLVAQGVLTWDTPVRSLGREFRGLPPHFTPLTLATHTAGLPIHPARAVITGVTHFHDPYGSMSARDVLASARRWARPSRPPRFGYSNLGAGVLALALARAAGHDMTAQGFGQALQTSVLEPLQLTSITLRPHPARLVTPRASLGGTSTTNFGPLVGAGGLYGTAGDLLTFAQAHLSGQAGRHWEAAQVVKGLSLPHAAVAPGWFHTPAPGGPLVWHDGVARGTRAALGFHPATGRVVVVLARGGLPILGARAAVPLLMLRLLDANVGRDQHQ
- the zapE gene encoding cell division protein ZapE gives rise to the protein MTAPHPFEHPPESSPQELVEHLRPSARFQNVRFDTFQPNPEFPSQEEARTELQHFVDSLQPSSGFRLFRRKPEGRGVYLDGGFGVGKTHLLASTYHAAVQEGVRGVALMSFQDLMYLIGALGMNRAVDLFKGYSLLLIDEFELDDPGNTHMANTFLGQLMPGGTSVVATSNTEPGALGQGRFNAQDFQRQIQGIASRFEPHRIDGPDYRQRGTAPEEPLSAGEYAAWLALQDAPATVVVRHRELNRYLLDIHPSRFAGMLEGVKALAIEELMPMPDQNVALRFVHFVDKLYDLGLPAALTGVSLAQVFSETYRHGAYAKKYSRALSRLSELLREARTELQGG
- a CDS encoding uracil-DNA glycosylase, which gives rise to MTNPTPPAQQFKSTRSDRFVVPGWMNMVPGKQDSVEIQIDLDKSDLNRTHASILIEYWATSEELTLQSVLPVRAFTAAGTEGSGWCVFVPAQGRVLVRALDPQPDPPMLASHWINVDPATVPGTVVNVAINFPDTPTAVQNLLLGN